The following proteins come from a genomic window of Nicotiana tomentosiformis chromosome 12, ASM39032v3, whole genome shotgun sequence:
- the LOC138902461 gene encoding uncharacterized protein encodes MLLQITYQDKATQTEPDNTMENLLLAMTTLCKKVESIEEEIQIIKKTASGQQHDLKNAEIRRSEVSKIPELEGDVEKHLKTHNSLLNAVAGSSTASSLSAKKKEEIKPRYTNTNMNNLFSKPFIQKNIQNTQKEIFLPPQINTYKESLNQAKKTYNHITRTYIDNIYKIQNFLNKNPRSQTTQNPDEDYITHYLTGYNKLIALPNTNAKLVATCYHYGLLDTVYTQTGQEIATIPELYRAFMQYKRITKGTLFYIRFYSATAEILYEEIKPIIQVIKIGLTREMLIPEKIEEQEEIEKINIPDFYANKRIIGISTILNELANNYLNQNAIWSYYSREQTMIYSNCREIREPDMEELRQWVLSLLKSEQSTTTRAIRTNFISPELLTRYCKRTTGINKKKITEEEDDKLDDKELWQTR; translated from the exons atgttgttgcagattacttatcaagacaaagctacccaaactgaaccagataatacaatggaaaatctactcttagctatgactacactttgtaaaaaagtggaaagcatagaagaagagatacagataataaagaaaacagctagtggtcagcagcatgacttgaaaaatgcggagataagacgatcggaagtctctaaaattccagagctagaaggtgacgttgagaaacacctaaaaactcataacagtttgttaaatgcagttgcaggaagcagcacagctagcagtttatctgcaaagaaaaaggaagaaattaaacctagatatacaaatacaaatatgaacaatctattttcaaaaccattcatacagaaaaatatccaaaatacccagaaagaaatattcctaccaccacaaataaacacctacaaagaaagcctgaaccaagccaaaaagacatacaaccatataacccgtacatatatagacaacatatacaaaatacaaaacttcctaaacaaaaatccaagatcCCAGACTACCCAAAATCCAGATGAAGATTATATTACTCATTATCTAACAGGATATAATAAACTAATAGCACtaccaaatacaaatgcaaaactagtaGCCACTTGTTACCATTACGGATTACTAGATACAGTATATACACAAACAGGACAAGAGATAGCTACCATACCAGAATTATACAGAGCATTTATGCAATACAAAAGGATAACCAAAGGAACATTGTTCTATATAAGATTTTATTCAGCTACAGCAGAAATACTATATGAAGAAATAAAACCtatcatacaagttatcaagatcggacttacaagAGAGATGCTCATAccagaaaaaatagaagaacaagaagagatagaaaaaataaatattccagacttttatgcaaataaaaggattatcggaatatccactatactaaatgaactagcaaacaactacctaaaccagaatgctatttggagttattattcaagagaacagacaatgatatattcaaattgcagagaaatacgagaaccagatatggaagaattaagacaatgggtCTTAAGTCTTTTGAAGTCAGAACAATCTACAACcacaagagctataaggacaaattttatttctccagaattattaacaagatattgcaa acgtacaactggaataaacaagaagaagattactgaagaagaagacgacaaGCTAGACGACAAAGAGCTATGGCAGACAAGATAA
- the LOC138902462 gene encoding uncharacterized protein: MQFVKTLFLNFWTTHETFNDIVRQNWVAAFIGDPFLKFKQKLKRVKTALSQWSKVTYGDIFKQLPIMEDIVRVKEMSFEEEPTTENIIVLQKARAELKNYLSIEEQYWNQKADMTCFSKGDRNTRLFHNHVNGKRQKLQLKRIQNGDGDWINTQDLMANAALENFELCRFSSIDEVKEAVFALSGESASGPDGFTGIFI, translated from the exons ATGCAGTTTGTGAAGACATTATTCCTCAATTTTTGGACCACGCATGAGACATTCAATGACATTGTAAGGCAGAATTGGGTAGCTGCCTTTATAGGTGATCCATTTCTTAAGTTCAAGCAGAAGTTAAAGAGAGTAAAGACTGCCTTATCTCAATGGAGTAAGGTGACATATGGGGATATATTCAAACAACTACCTATCATGGAGGATATTGTAAGGGTTAAGGAGATGTCATTTGAAGAAGAGCCAACAACTGAGAACATAATAGTTCTTCAAAAGGCTCGAGCTGAATTGAAGAACTATTTGAGCATTGAAGAACAATATTGGAATCAAAAGGCAGACATGACTTGCTTCTCTAAAGGTGATAGAAATACAAGATTATTTCACAACCATGTTAATGGTAAGAGGCAGAAGTTACAGCTCAAAAGAATACAAAATGGAGATGGAGATTGGATTAACACACAAGATCTCATGGCCAATGCTGCTTTGGAG AACTTTGAGCTATGCAGATTTTCATCTATAGACGAGGTTAAGGAGGCAGTATTTGCTTTGAGTGGTGAGAGTGCTAGTGGACCTGATGGTTTCACTGGCATTTTCATATAG